The Deltaproteobacteria bacterium genomic sequence ACCCAGGACACGACGGCGTACCACGAGCAGCTGCCGAAGCAGTACTTGCAGTTCGCGTGCAAGCTCGAGGCGGAGCGCATGCGCAACCTGTTGTTGCGCAAGGAAATGATCGACACCGAGCGCGAAGTGGTCAAAGAGGAGCTGCGCCTGCGCTACGAGAACTCGCCGATCGGCAAAGGTCTGCAGAAGTTCTTCGCGACCGCGTTCACCAAACACCCGTACGGCTGGCTCGCGATCGGCACCAAGGAGACGCTCGACGCGACGGACAAAGATTACCTGCAGTACTTCTACGACACCTATTACGTGCCCAACAACGCGCTGCTCGTCGTCGTCGGCGACGTATCGGAAGACGAGGTGCGCACGTGCGCGGACACCTACTTCGCCAAGATCCCGCGCGGCAAGGAGCCACCGCGACCGGCTGACGAGCGGCCCGAGCCGCCGCAGACCGAGAAGCGCCGGGTCGTCGTCGAACCGCGCCAGATCGGCATCGTGCTCGGCGGGTTCCACATCCCGGAAGCGAAACACCCGGACATGTACCCGCTGCGCGTGCTGGCCAAGATCCTGTCCGACGGGGAATCGTCGCGGCTGTACCGGCGACTGGTCCGCACCGACAAGATCGCGGTCGCCGCCGGCGGCCAGGTGTTTGCGCTCGAACACCCGGGCTTGTTCCTGACTTTCGGCGTGTACCTGCAACCGGATCAGGGCGACAAGGTGGAGGCGGCGCTGCTCGACGAGATCGCGAAGGTGCGCGATGCCGGCGTCACCGACAAAGAACTGCAAAAGGCCAAGAACCAACTCGAGAGCGATCTCGTGTTCAGCCTCGAGAGCGCGAGCGGCCTGGCGACCCAGATCGGACAGAGCTGGATCAACACCGGCGACCCGGCCGCGTTCCTCGGCGACGCCGACAAGATCGCTGCAGTCACGGCCGACGACGTACAGCGGGTCGCCCGCCAGTACCTCGTCGAGTCGAACCTCACCATCGTCGTCATCCCGCCCAAGGGAGGTGCCAAGTGAACCGCCTGCTCGCCGCCCTCACCGCCGCCGCGCTGTGCGCGTGCGGTTCCGCATCCCCCGCATCGTCGCCCGTGCCGCAGTTGCCGGGCGACGGTACCGACCACACGGCCAAGCCGGCCGACACGGCCCCGGCCGACGCGCCGCCCGCCGACCCGTGGGCCGGGCGCACGGATCTGATCGAGGCGCCCGAGCCGCAGCCGCCGCAAGAGGTCAAGCTGCCGCCGATCCGGCGGTTCACACTGAAAAACGGCCTGCAGGTGATCGTCATCGAGCGCCACGATCTCCCGGTCGTCGGCATGCAGCTGGCGGTCCGCGCCGGCGAGCAAGACGACATGCGCGACAAACGTGGGCTCGCGCAGTTCGCCGCGGCCATGCTCACGAAGGGCACGCGCAAGCGCAGCGCGGAGCAAATCGCGGAGGCGGTCGACTTCGTCGGCGCGCGCCTGAACGCGGGCGCATCGCTCGAAGCCACGACGTTGTCCTGCTCGGCGCTCACGAAGCACGTCGACACCTGCTTCGACCTGCTGCCGGACGTCGCCGCGAACCCGACGTTCCCCGCCAAGGAGATGGACCAGGTGCGCGATCAGTTGATCACCGCCGTCCGGCAACGCCGCGACGACGCCCAGCAGCTCGCGGCCGCTCACTTCGACAACGAACTGTGGGGCGACGACCACGTGCGCGGATGGCCGATTACGGTCAACACGATCAAGGCGATCGAACGCGCGGATCTGGTGAGCTGGCACAAGACCTGGTTCAAGCCGAACAACGCGGTGCTCGTCGTCGCGGGCGACGTCGATGCAGGCAAACTCGAGCGGCGACTCGCCGCCGCGTTCCGCCGCTGGCGCAAGGGCAAGGTCGCGCCGCACAAGCTGTGGGCACCCCGGCCCATCGAGGGCATCCGCGTGCGCCTGGTCGACAAGCCCGACCAGACGCAGAGCCAGATCGTCGTGGGCCACTACGGGATCTCCCACAAGGATCCCGACTACTACGCCGTCCAGGTCATGAACTACGTGCTCGGCGGCGGTG encodes the following:
- a CDS encoding insulinase family protein; this encodes MRNRTRSYRNALLVAVVTAAALPAAAGTPAAPAPQLQLPEVKTWTLDNGLRVAYLPRHEAPVVAVHVWYHVGSKEERPDRLGAAHMFEHMLFKGTVHVRPEEHARHIQRVGGSLNAFTTQDTTAYHEQLPKQYLQFACKLEAERMRNLLLRKEMIDTEREVVKEELRLRYENSPIGKGLQKFFATAFTKHPYGWLAIGTKETLDATDKDYLQYFYDTYYVPNNALLVVVGDVSEDEVRTCADTYFAKIPRGKEPPRPADERPEPPQTEKRRVVVEPRQIGIVLGGFHIPEAKHPDMYPLRVLAKILSDGESSRLYRRLVRTDKIAVAAGGQVFALEHPGLFLTFGVYLQPDQGDKVEAALLDEIAKVRDAGVTDKELQKAKNQLESDLVFSLESASGLATQIGQSWINTGDPAAFLGDADKIAAVTADDVQRVARQYLVESNLTIVVIPPKGGAK